A region of Betta splendens chromosome 13, fBetSpl5.4, whole genome shotgun sequence DNA encodes the following proteins:
- the wu:fb18f06 gene encoding uncharacterized protein wu:fb18f06: MWSRFDKTASQPALTCLEKLTMDLSAAVETNDDTVQKKEAQKDELNWPFGKKKDEKKDDKGKSDKKEGSDKKHKADHDKDKDKSKDKDKKKGKEHKKKDKKGKKSGDGSSSSSSSDED, from the exons ATGTGGTCTAGGTTTGATAAAACCGCCTCCCAGCCTGCGCTCACTTGTTTGGAGAAGCTCACCATGGATCTGTCAGCAG CTGTGGAAACAAACGACGACACCGTGCAGAAGAAGGAGGCTCAGAAGGACGAGCTGAACTGGCCTTTTGGGAAGAAAAAGGATGAGAAGAAG GATGACAAGGGTAAGTCAGACAAGAAGGAGGGGtcagacaaaaaacacaaggcTGACCATgacaaggacaaggacaagTCCAAGGATAAAGACAAGAAGAAGGGAAAAGAACACAAGAAAAAGGACAAGAAGGGGAAAAAGTCTGGTGATGGATCAtcatcgtcctcttcctccgATGAG GACTGA